TGGACTCTCTAATAGAACCCAGCAATGGGGAAAGGGAGATCCGGAACCTGCCAGAAGAAGAGACTCCCTCAAAGCTCGCTCCCCAAACGGGCCAGCCCATTCGTCGGGGCCATTACCTTCTCTCATGACTTGAACAAAATGAATCTACCCCCTCTTCTTCAGTCTTTCTATTATGGTTGACCAATAATGTCGGTTCCAAGATGATTGGGATAGGCAATTCAGAGACTCCACTAAAAACTTGGAGTATGATTCGACCACTACCTTAGATAGCCCTTAGTACAAGCAATGGGCGAGGCTGTCATACACCACTCGCAGCCCTGCACTGTTACTGGAACCCACGCCATACCCTATAAAGAACGCAAAAAGGAGGTCGCTTTTTCCCCTTTACAAATACCTCCACCTCCCAAAATCCCCGGGTTCCCTCTAGCTTAAGATGAGCTAATTCTGCCCTTTTTCCCCCCAAtctgccttaagtagcttatcttgttttctacttattaaattaaagtgattaagtaagtttaaataaaaaagctacttctaattctaattgatcataaaccaaacttacttatctccaatgagttacttatctactgttgcaAGTAGAAAagttaacttatttggtggtatccaaacaggccttaggagcataacccaagaataaaTGCGATTCTTAATTGACACTGCATCTTGCACAATAATAATtttgacagtctggatcacttaCCTAATTTTGGGAGCATAACCCGAAAGTTACTCTGGGGAGGTGACGATATGATTTGGCCCTTGGAATTCAGATCATTcactatttttattttaactATCCATTTGCTAGACATCAATTGCATGGTTAGGACTCAGCTGCCTACTACTGTAATTTAAAGAGATGCTACATCCACAATGTTCCCCACAATTAGGATGATCCAGATAGTGGTAGATGAGTGCCCAAGTGAGGAGGTAAATGGAGATATTGGTAGTGTTATCCAAGGGCTTTTTCTATATCACACGACCCCAAAGTCCATTCATCTTAAGGCTAATAGCATGTAGATTGGACTTGACTTGCCAGAACCCATGACATGGCCCAATGAAAATATGCTACGTGTACACCTCGGATGTGAGGTCTACAAATCACTTTGAAGATCATTCTTACATGAAATAAGGATTCAACCTTTCTCACTGCAGCCCCTCATATGATGTGCACTTATAGAGCATTTTCATTGGGCCATGTCAGTAGGGTTATAGGCAATTCACGTAatatttttagagagagagagagagagagagagagagagagagatccttcaAAGGATAGTCATGCTTTCCACCCCTCCACGTCACCCACATGACGATCCGGACCCTCTGTTCAGAATCACCAGCTCATGGGATAAATATTACTAATCAAAGGTCATTACCATCCATACAAAGGTTTAGAAACTGCTTTTTTCTCGACTTTTTCCTTGCTCAACTTTGCACCAACGATACATtaaaaccatacctctcatctgtTTTATGACAATTGTAATTACATCTCCTTTTGGATTATCATCACAACTACCTCCCCACTGCTAGAGATCAGTTGAGGACTATATGAAGTGACAACAACACTTAGGAGTTCCTTTTTTCTGCATGTGGGGCCCGTCATTACATAAAAATCGTGTCCAAATAACCTAGCAGGGTCACTTCGTAAATATTGTGCACCCAAAAATCATTCATTGGTGAATCTTACTGTAGAGCGGTCAGGGTGCTAAAATCTCACTAATGGGAAAATCTAAACCATGTAATCGACGCCTTACAAATGCATGGTGGCTAGAAAGGAATATTGGCAGTTGTTAAGGAGAAAGGGTGGTCCACCAGGTGAATTTGTAGGAATATTGTCCCATCCATGCAATTGTATTCCTTCCCCTGACAACTTCCAACCTCCCTGCTCTATAAATACCCACAACCCACGTCCAACTACGCCATCCCAAATACATCTTCTACAGCTGCTACTAAAATTTGTAGGTGTTTGGAGATGGCCTCAAAGAGCTCAGCATCAGCTGCCCTTTTCCTCTCCTTCAaccttttcttctttgcttttgTCACTGCCAATGACAGACCTTGCCTTTGTACCCGTTGCTATTGCAACCCAACTCCAAATCCCAGACCCAGACCAACTCCAAACCCCAACCCTAGACCAACTCCCACAACTCCAAACCCCAACCCTATGCCAACTCCAAATCCTAACCCTACCCCAACTCCCacaaatcctaatcctaatcctaaccctaacccaactcccggaactccaaaccctaacccaactcccggaactccaaaccctaaccctaacccaaatCCTGgaactccaaaccctaaccctaacccaaatCCCGGAACTCCTTCAGGTGGACGTGGTAGATGCCCTAGAGATGCACTGAAGCTGGGTATATGTGCCAATTTACTAGGGTTGGTGAATGTGGTTGTGGGATCCCCACCAACACTCCCGTGTTGCTCTCTAATCCAAGGGCTGGCCAATCTTGAGGCTGCCGTGTGCTTGTGCACTGCCATCAGAGCCAATATCTTGGGCCTCATTCTCAACATTCCTGTTTCCCTGAGCTTGATCTTGAACGACTGTGGTAGAAGGGTCCCAAATGGATTCCAATGTTAGATGTTCAATCCATCTCTAGCTACGACCGTTAGATGGCTTTAGTATCTTCTGTTACCTTATTTTTTATGTTTGAATAAACAACCCTCGTTGGTTCCTAGGATTGGGAATGCATTTCTCATGGCCTAGTATCATGGGTTGGGATGGGATGATATTGATGCACTCAATTGCTTTTGTAGTTAGAAATTAATGCTACTTTGTTATGCATACATCTGGGCTGTATGGCTTTGAATAGAGATGCTAATTGCACGATTTCACACGTGGAAATGAGACACATACGTGTAAAATCAGACCCGCTTGTCACTCTATACTGCGTGCCCAAATTCCACCCATCTAAAATCAGGATGGCatgatcatcatgtgggccac
This region of Magnolia sinica isolate HGM2019 chromosome 1, MsV1, whole genome shotgun sequence genomic DNA includes:
- the LOC131236922 gene encoding 14 kDa proline-rich protein DC2.15-like isoform X1 produces the protein MASKSSASAALFLSFNLFFFAFVTANDRPCLCTRCYCNPTPNPRPRPTPNPNPRPTPTTPNPNPMPTPNPNPTPTPTKCPRDALKLGICANLLGLVNVVVGSPPTLPCCSLIQGLANLEAAVCLCTAIRANILGLILNIPVSLSLILNDCGRRVPNGFQC
- the LOC131236922 gene encoding 14 kDa proline-rich protein DC2.15-like isoform X2, encoding MASKSSASAALFLSFNLFFFAFVTANDRPCLCTRCYCNPTPNPRPRPTPNPNPSPSGGRGRCPRDALKLGICANLLGLVNVVVGSPPTLPCCSLIQGLANLEAAVCLCTAIRANILGLILNIPVSLSLILNDCGRRVPNGFQC